A genomic region of Sinobacterium caligoides contains the following coding sequences:
- a CDS encoding HAD family hydrolase, with product MHKAIFFDLDNTLVHRNKSISVYSKCFIASYADSLKSVSSEDIAAVICSQDRGGYLSENSPYSTIKEAVSNELHKRFVRSKKLTVEDILGHWLQNFPLCAQPMSRANELLAQLSAQGYHIGIISNGADKTRLATAKTLGAFDSIKQLVSSEAAGIKKPNSAIFTQSANAFGLSPDQCWYIGDHPVNDIDGARKAGMQAIWLRGFHDWPAHIDKPRHAITCLSEVTGVLASSPNKLRQSET from the coding sequence ATGCACAAGGCTATATTTTTTGACCTCGATAACACACTTGTTCACAGGAACAAGAGTATTTCAGTCTATTCGAAATGTTTTATAGCAAGCTACGCAGATTCTTTGAAGTCTGTTAGCTCAGAAGATATCGCAGCGGTTATATGCTCACAGGATAGAGGGGGTTACCTCAGTGAAAACTCTCCCTACAGCACTATTAAGGAAGCGGTATCAAACGAGCTTCACAAAAGGTTTGTCCGCAGTAAAAAGCTTACCGTCGAAGATATTCTCGGGCATTGGCTACAGAACTTTCCCCTATGCGCGCAGCCGATGAGCAGAGCCAACGAGCTCCTGGCGCAGCTATCGGCCCAAGGCTATCATATTGGCATTATCTCCAATGGCGCGGATAAAACCAGGCTAGCAACGGCCAAAACCTTAGGGGCTTTCGATTCTATTAAGCAGCTAGTGAGTTCTGAGGCTGCCGGCATAAAAAAACCTAACAGTGCGATATTTACACAATCAGCAAATGCATTCGGATTATCACCAGATCAGTGCTGGTATATTGGCGACCACCCTGTAAACGATATTGATGGCGCCAGAAAGGCCGGTATGCAGGCTATATGGCTGAGAGGATTTCATGATTGGCCAGCACACATCGATAAACCGCGCCATGCAATAACCTGCTTGTCGGAAGTAACTGGAGTATTGGCGTCTAGCCCTAACAAGCTTAGGCAAAGCGAGACGTAA
- a CDS encoding GNAT family N-acetyltransferase, which translates to MIRLAQLSDANEVAQIHVKTWQAAYQGIIPDTYLDSLSVENREGLWRQAIESGYPELWVMEVESNIIGWVAFGSSRDSDAGPEIGEVLAIYVLPSFWSTGAGRGLWTKAMARLSDLGFQSITLWVLTGNKRAIDFYSKSGFKPEDDAIKEVEVAGKVLQEIRYTKKND; encoded by the coding sequence ATGATTAGATTAGCCCAATTATCAGATGCAAATGAAGTGGCCCAGATTCATGTAAAGACCTGGCAGGCAGCTTATCAGGGAATCATACCAGACACTTATCTTGACTCATTGTCTGTTGAAAACAGAGAAGGGCTATGGAGGCAAGCAATTGAGTCTGGCTATCCTGAGCTCTGGGTAATGGAAGTCGAATCAAATATTATTGGCTGGGTCGCCTTTGGGTCGAGCCGAGATAGTGATGCTGGCCCAGAAATAGGCGAAGTCTTAGCCATTTATGTGCTCCCTAGTTTTTGGTCCACAGGCGCAGGCAGAGGGCTGTGGACTAAAGCCATGGCAAGGCTTAGTGATTTAGGCTTTCAATCAATAACACTTTGGGTTCTCACTGGAAATAAGAGAGCTATTGATTTTTATAGTAAGTCTGGATTTAAGCCTGAAGATGATGCTATTAAAGAAGTGGAAGTCGCTGGTAAGGTTTTGCAAGAAATTAGATATACTAAAAAAAACGATTAA
- a CDS encoding TetR/AcrR family transcriptional regulator encodes MKDSISIHAAPKPSGSNKKLERCTPKQERSRAIVNAIKQAGLLILKEDGPSKLTTTRISDRAGVSVGSLYRYFSSKEEVVAAIYEEQTKDDLAFVERVTPWFDALKKMPLEVGIRKIIECSIERHRSMMSLHGEVYLKSHRDYSLGSQLSSSLLTTTIRDFLECNRDSLLINDLDKTAFLIARGLSGMLRMTLDEEPGYIKDDSFVEELVLLFTRYLCAETGYKHSIEAEMKPKGCPDWIDAAI; translated from the coding sequence ATGAAAGACTCAATTTCTATCCATGCAGCGCCGAAACCAAGTGGCTCAAATAAAAAATTAGAAAGATGTACCCCAAAGCAAGAACGATCCCGAGCGATTGTCAACGCAATAAAACAAGCAGGCCTATTGATTCTAAAAGAAGATGGGCCAAGCAAGCTGACGACAACACGGATTTCCGATCGAGCCGGTGTTAGTGTCGGTTCCTTGTATCGCTACTTCTCTAGCAAAGAGGAAGTTGTGGCTGCTATTTATGAAGAGCAAACCAAAGATGATCTAGCTTTTGTTGAGCGAGTTACCCCATGGTTTGACGCGTTAAAAAAAATGCCATTAGAGGTGGGTATAAGAAAGATTATTGAGTGTTCTATTGAAAGGCATAGAAGTATGATGAGCCTCCATGGAGAGGTTTATTTGAAAAGCCACCGAGACTACTCACTCGGCTCACAGCTATCATCCAGCTTATTGACAACTACCATCCGTGATTTTCTCGAATGTAATCGTGACTCGTTGTTAATTAATGACCTAGATAAAACCGCCTTTCTAATAGCACGAGGGTTGTCGGGCATGCTTCGTATGACCTTAGACGAGGAGCCTGGCTATATTAAGGACGATAGCTTTGTCGAAGAATTAGTGCTTTTATTTACTCGTTACCTTTGTGCTGAGACTGGTTACAAGCATTCAATAGAGGCGGAGATGAAGCCGAAGGGTTGTCCGGATTGGATTGACGCAGCGATCTAG
- a CDS encoding lipin/Ned1/Smp2 family protein, with protein MRYRFKSLVIISMMLFAANTLAGSCPDYDPAQNPPNLTMPDKEGFRKWQNIWLSQRYKPYHMIHDSIAVTGSTAVVVGKFDYDYVLHKDLEGEDIKVYIYGTDMPDWEYIGEYRTNTDGKINVSIDQGPGEYRVRMVVLGDLSVVDGYLSVVDPGRETVLFDVDGTLTLGDLEVVGEWLGIDDADAYPYAVQVVNEYINKGYQIVYLTGRSYWITEASRSWFDNQGLLPWHYHSKPGSIDTEQYKTDYLNYLINDVGLNIVRAYGNASTDIAAYESAGIDKAQTFIIGSNAGGRGTQAIKGDYSKHYADIVLNTPAVNCH; from the coding sequence ATGAGGTATAGATTTAAGTCACTCGTCATTATTTCAATGATGCTATTCGCTGCCAACACGCTTGCAGGGAGTTGTCCCGATTACGATCCTGCTCAGAACCCGCCGAATCTTACCATGCCTGACAAGGAAGGCTTTAGGAAATGGCAAAACATATGGCTCAGCCAACGATATAAGCCCTATCATATGATCCACGATTCGATTGCCGTCACCGGCAGCACCGCTGTTGTGGTGGGCAAGTTTGATTATGATTATGTTCTTCATAAAGACCTGGAGGGGGAAGATATCAAGGTCTACATCTATGGCACCGACATGCCTGACTGGGAATATATTGGAGAGTACCGAACAAACACAGATGGAAAGATCAACGTATCAATTGACCAAGGGCCTGGCGAATACAGAGTTAGAATGGTTGTTTTAGGTGATTTAAGCGTTGTAGATGGCTATTTGTCTGTTGTTGATCCTGGCCGAGAAACCGTATTGTTTGATGTCGATGGAACACTCACATTGGGCGATCTAGAAGTTGTTGGAGAGTGGCTTGGCATTGATGACGCAGACGCTTATCCATACGCTGTACAAGTTGTTAATGAGTATATTAATAAGGGCTATCAAATCGTTTATTTAACAGGTCGATCTTACTGGATAACCGAGGCCTCTCGCTCATGGTTCGATAACCAGGGCCTACTTCCCTGGCACTACCACTCTAAGCCCGGCAGTATTGACACTGAACAATACAAAACAGACTACCTCAATTACCTAATTAACGATGTCGGTCTAAACATTGTCAGAGCCTATGGTAATGCCAGTACTGATATTGCTGCCTATGAATCAGCCGGGATAGATAAAGCGCAGACATTTATTATTGGTTCAAATGCCGGAGGCCGGGGAACACAGGCTATCAAAGGTGACTATAGCAAGCACTATGCTGACATTGTACTAAATACTCCGGCTGTAAATTGCCATTAG